The region CAAAAATGATAATAATAAACTAAGTTACTTTGTCAAATTAATTAACAATGAACGGGGGGTACATAATAGTGGGGCAGCTGTCCAAGAACAAGATCTTAAACGCAGTGCAGTTGGGGCTGTCAGGTGAGAGTGGAAGTTAAGAAGATAGTTGAAAATAGAAAAAGCGTTTGATAGGAATTAATATCTATGAATCAAATTGCCCTAACTTTGGTTTTCCTCTACTCCCTCCTCCTCGCCTCGTTCTTTAACGTCGTCGGGCTGCGGGTGCCGGCCGGGGAGTCGATCATCAGGCCGCGGTCGCATTGCCCGGCGTGCGGGCGGACGCTGTCGGCGGGGGAGTTGATCCCAGTCGTGTCGTATGTCGTGCAGTGCGGGCGGTGCAAAGGGTGCGGGGGGCGCATCTCCCCCCTTTACCCGGCAATGGAACTTGCGACCGCCGCTTTGTTTACCGCGGCTCCCGTTTGGATCGGCTGGGGGGGGAGGCTGATTGTGGCGTGGACGTTGATCAGCTTGTTTGCCATCATTGTCGTCTCGGATCTTCGCTACATGCTCATCCCCGACCGGGTGCTCCTCGTCTTTGCCGGTTTGTTTTTGGTTGAGCGGCTGGTGATTCCGTTTTTGCCGTGGGCCGATATGCTCCTTGGCGCGGCGGTCGGATTTTCGCTTTTATGGCTGATCGCCGTGCTGTCCAATGGCGGGATGGGGGGCGGCGATGTGAAACTGTTTGCCGTGCTTGGGTTTGTGCTCGGTTGGAAAATGGTGTTGCTCGCGTTTTTCTTGGCGACGTTGTACGGAACGGTGATCGGGATTGTCGGCATGGCATTGGGCCGCGTACGGCGCGGCAAGCCGATGCCGTTTGCGCCCGCGATTGCGCTCGGGGCGCTGACCGCGTTTTTCTTCGGAGAAGCGATCGTGCGCGCGTATATCTCATTCATTGTGTAAAGACGGCAGAAAGGAAGCAGGCAACTATGGCGTTATGGCGGCGAAAGGTGAAACAGGCGAACATCATCATCAAAGATCATGTCCTCCGCTATGTGGAAGCGAAGCCGGGGCATCCGCCGGAGGCAAGGCGGTGGGGAGAACGGGCCTTGCCGCCCGGCATCATCCGCGATGGAAAAATCGCTGATCGGGAAACGTTGGCGATGATTTTGGACGAATGTGTTGACGAATGGAAACTTGACGGGCGGCGCGTCCGCTTTGTCGTTCCCGATCCATTTGTGATGATCCGCCATTTGCCGCTTCCCGCTCATTTGCCGGACGAGGACATCCGCGGCTATTTGTTTATGGAGCTTGGCGAATCGATCCCGCTTCCGTTCGCCGATCCGGTGTTTGACTACGTCGTCGCCGAGAGGACAGAGGAGGCGCTGAATGTCCTGTTGTTTGCCGCGCCGGAAGAGGCGGTGGCCGAATATGCGGCGCTCTTGGAAGACGCCGGCCTGCGCCCGGTGGCGGCCGACGTGTCCCCGCTTTGCGCCTATCGCCCGTTTTTTGTTGCCGGACAAGCTGCGGCGGACGACCACATTTTGCTTGTCCAGTTTGACGAATCGGCTGTCAATTTGAGCGTCTTCCACCGCCATTTGCCGCAGTTTATGCGCCATGTGCCGCTTGAGGCTCCCGGGGAGCCGACGGCGGCGATCGTCGACCCGTTTATTGACGTGTATA is a window of Geobacillus kaustophilus DNA encoding:
- a CDS encoding prepilin peptidase, with the protein product MNQIALTLVFLYSLLLASFFNVVGLRVPAGESIIRPRSHCPACGRTLSAGELIPVVSYVVQCGRCKGCGGRISPLYPAMELATAALFTAAPVWIGWGGRLIVAWTLISLFAIIVVSDLRYMLIPDRVLLVFAGLFLVERLVIPFLPWADMLLGAAVGFSLLWLIAVLSNGGMGGGDVKLFAVLGFVLGWKMVLLAFFLATLYGTVIGIVGMALGRVRRGKPMPFAPAIALGALTAFFFGEAIVRAYISFIV
- the pilM gene encoding type IV pilus biogenesis protein PilM, translating into MALWRRKVKQANIIIKDHVLRYVEAKPGHPPEARRWGERALPPGIIRDGKIADRETLAMILDECVDEWKLDGRRVRFVVPDPFVMIRHLPLPAHLPDEDIRGYLFMELGESIPLPFADPVFDYVVAERTEEALNVLLFAAPEEAVAEYAALLEDAGLRPVAADVSPLCAYRPFFVAGQAAADDHILLVQFDESAVNLSVFHRHLPQFMRHVPLEAPGEPTAAIVDPFIDVYKEIERIMSFYSFSIQQGKQQITRLFLTGDHPRLDDVFAVMSERLDVPPERLSRSLDPLPDRYHLAWGLALKEGMADYDR